DNA from Trachemys scripta elegans isolate TJP31775 chromosome 15, CAS_Tse_1.0, whole genome shotgun sequence:
CTTTCCGCCCCAGGAAGTTCTCCCACTCGAAGATCGTCATCTTGCTGTCCCGGTGATTCTGCCGCGAGGGGACAGAGAGATTGCAGGTGGGCTGGGGACACTTCCTGATGCCCCCGCCGGGCCTGCCTGCTCCACAGGGCCGCTCTGCCCCAGGTCTGCTCCTGCTTCACCCAGTGGACGAGACAGCAGAAGCGGGCCCCTGCCGCTAGGAGCTGGGGCTCAGAGCAACTCAAAGGGCACCCACAAAGCACCCTGGTTAACTGGGGCCTGGGCACTTTCTGACAGCGAGAGGCCTCGGGGAGCTCGGGGGTGGCTCTCCGTGGCTTCGCTGCAGGGCTCTCGGGCCCAGGATGCACACGGGGTGACTCTCACCCGGCACTGAGGGGGGGTGACTCTCACAACACCTCCTCTCTCCAGACCGGGACCTGGTCCCTGGAGTGAGATGGGCGTCAGCACACGCTGCCCAACTCCCGCCGGGCATCCCAAAGAAGGGCCGGGCCTGAACCCAACCTTCGTGTCCCTTCCCGGGTGAGTCTAGGGGCACTGGGTCAGTCCTGGGCAGCGCCCCTCACAGACATGGGAGTTGGAACCAGCCCCGTCCATGCTAACGCGCACGTCCCTACAGCCTGAACCTGGGGCTGTGCCAGCCTCACCCCCAGGGGCCGGGGGCAGCGGGGACCTGTGTGCCAAGGCCCAGGCCATGAGAGCGGTGACTTGCGTCCCCAGGGGGAGCACCGGCCACGCTGCCTCCCCTTGGAGCTGGGCAGGGCTTGTCTGGTCAACCCACTGCTCTGCGGGGCCAGCGAGGCCGGGCGGAAGGAATGGGGGAGCGCGGGCGGATGGGGAGGCCCGGGGGGGCAGTCGGCCcaccctgcaggcagctccccaGCCCTACTCACAGCACAGGTGATGGGGCGGAAGGAGCTCATCCTCTCCACGTGGTAGGCGTGGCTGCCACTCCAGGCCTCCCAGCGAGGGTATTCGCCTTGCTCCAGAACGAACTGCTGCCCCTGGAAGCCCACGTGCTCAAAGCCTGCCCACCTGTGGGGAAAGCCAGAGCCCGGGTATCCAGGGAGATCAGGGGCCGTGAGTGCTCAGGCGACCGCATTAGCCCAGGGCCAGGGCAACAGGCTGTGGCGTATCTGCCAGCGACCTCAGCTGGGATGACTGACTGGCCAGCTCTGCATCCGTGCCCACCGCCGGCATGTGGGctccctgtctctgctctggGTCCCAGGGCCCCGCTGATCACACCCCAGCCCGTGGCACCCGCTCGCCTGTGGGGGAGATGGGGCTCGGCACTGGCAGCCGGGCGCCCATAGATGAGCTAGAGGTGGATGCATGTGCCTGCCCCGGGAGAGCTccgaggggctgggctgggctgggctgggctgcgtggctggggctgccagccccttggGACGTGTTGACACCACTCCGGGAAGCAGAACGATTTCTCGGGGCCAAACACCAAGCATTTCCAGGgacaaaatgtcattgaaatccCCAGTTTCCCAGGATGCCCTGGGGCACGTACAGCCCCCCCCCGGACGCAGCATTCTCCAGGGAGCAATGGGGTGGCAGtttgggagcagggcagggccgtCCCGGGACTCACGCGCCACTCTCAATCCTGAAGGAGCGGAGCGTCTGGAAGCCGCACGCCCTCACGTCGTAGCACTCGGCGGTGAACTCCTGCCTCCGGCCCTGGAAGAACTCCTCAtcccacaccaggatctgggggGACAGACGGGGTCAGGGGGCTGCTCTGGCATCATGGAGCGACTCTCCCTGGCTCCTGGAGGGCGCCGGGGGCAtcccacagccctggggcagctcaCACATTGCTGCAGGCATGTGGCTGACATCCCCTTAGGCTCCACGCCAGGGTCATCGTGCTGCAGCTTAGCCCCTGGCCAGGCAAAGTGCATCAGGGAACGAGCAATGGACTGTGCTGTGACCTGCCCTTAGCCAGGACCGTGCAGGCAGGGGAGTGGTTTCCACGTCCAGCCGCCTCCCTGCCCCTGGGTTTGGCCTCAgcccccggggggggaggggcggctggCTGcatgggagcagggaaggggttaaCTCCTCTGGTGCATGAAAGGTTTGGCTGGGTCTGGGCCAGGCAAGAGGTTCACACCTTGGGCCAGACTCTgtgagagctggggctggggggagtctggtgctccagggagaggggagtggaggggagggctgggctgggcctccacccctgccccatctctggcACCTGCCTGCAGCGAGCCCCACTACAGGGGCCTGGCTGACAGAGGCACTgagcgcctgcagctcccagggaaCGTGACTCCCCGTCTCTGCCCTGTCAGCAGCGGGAAGGGCACTGCACTCGGCTCGCTGCCTTCCCGTGGCATGGCTGagcctggccagggccggctttaggccaattccaccaatttccccgaatcgggccccgcgcttaagagggccccgcacccagtggcagggtcgcccagagtggggggcaagtggcagagaatcccttccctggctagaggcacctttttaatttttactcacccggcggcgctccaggtctttggcagcgggtccttcactcgctccgggtctttggcgccactttggcggcaggtccttcagtgccgccaaagacctggagcgagtgaaggacccgccgccaaagactaggagcgtggcccggtgagtacaagccccacgtgttttttttaacgttgtttttttgtttttttttaagtcatccctgtcggggccccatcggggccccgtcgaaactgttcgaatcgggccccgcacttcctaaagccggccctgagcctGGCtcgcaggccctgccccagcccgatgCTCTGCCATGGAG
Protein-coding regions in this window:
- the CRYBA4 gene encoding beta-crystallin A4, which encodes MILVWDEEFFQGRRQEFTAECYDVRACGFQTLRSFRIESGAWAGFEHVGFQGQQFVLEQGEYPRWEAWSGSHAYHVERMSSFRPITCANHRDSKMTIFEWENFLGRKGELSDDYPSLPAMGWGSSAVSSFRAHSGAWVCSQFPGYRGFQYILECDRHAGEYKHFREWGSHAQTSQVQSIRRIQQ